ACAGAATTCGTCAAGGTGAATAAAATAACGACAGTCGGTCACATGCATTTTGAACTGATCAAAGAGTACCGAGATGCATTTGACGAAGAGCAGTTTAAAGAAAAATATAGCGACGTTTTAAATAAATACGATTATATCGTCGGAGATATCGGTTATGAAAAACTACGTCTCGTCGGATTTTATAGAGACGATAAGAAAAAAGTAGAATTCGATAAGCGCTATAGTTTAATTCAAGATTATTTACTCGAGTATTGTAATTTTGGATGTGCGTATTTTATCTTACGCAAAATTACTAAAGAAGAACAAAAAGAACTCGGTTTAAAACCAGAAGAAAAGCCTTCAGAATAACATTTCTGAAGGCTTTTAATAATCCATGAACCAGCCGGGTGATATAATATCTTTTAAAAATTCGATGACTTCATCGGCTTGGTCATCAGAAAACTGAAGAGCGTGTGCAATATACCCCGGTTCGTTTAAGTCATCAGTACCAACGATACTAAACGTATTATTTTGCATATTTAACACTAAACTTTTCCCGAAGAATTTAGACGTTTGTATAATCGCAAGGTCATAACGCCCAAAGTCACCGGCAAAGCCGACGTATCGTGCGTTCGGTGTTTCATTATCATCGTATAAGTAATGTTTTAACATAGTTCCCTCCATAAAGGACTTTCTATTTATGATATTATAGATGTATTAGTAATTAAATTAAAGGAGTTTACTATGTTATTTGTAGACAAGAATTTAATATTAAAACGTTTAGACTACATTAAAGGGTTAACAGAAGAGATTGACACGGATAATTCACTCGCATTAGAGCGCGTGTGTGAGATGTTAATTGAAGCGTCTGTCGACGTTGGAAACATGATTATCGATGGATTTGTGTTACGCGATCCAGGAAACTATTTAGACGTAATGGATATTATGAAAACAGAAGGTGTAATTCCAGAAGACGATTTTACAAAATTTGAAGAAACGTTTAAATTTAGAAATGTTCTCGTACGTGAATATGAAGACGTGGACCATGAGGCAATGAGAAAAGTATTTAAGGATAATTTATCTGCATATGCCAACTTTAAAGAAAACGTCTTACATTTCTTTGAAACAGATCCTCAAGCAGTGACTGCATTTATGGGGGATCAACATGTATAAAGGGTATTTAATCGACCTAGACGGTACGATGTTTAATGGAGACGAGCGTATCGAAGGGGCGGCAGATTTTATTCATCGCTTAAATGATGCTAAAATTCCGTATATGTTTGTGACGAATAGTGGTGCACGAACACCGGAAGAGACGCTTAAAAAGTTTAAGTCACATGGCATCGAGACGTCCATTGAACATATTTACACGTCAGCACTCGCTGCTGTCGACTACGTAAAAGAAAATGATAAAACAAATATTTACGCCGTTGGATCAGATTCATTTAAAGAAACTTTAATGAACAATGAGTTAACACTTGTTGATTATCATGCAGATGCTGTATTATTCTCATATGACACTCATATCAATTATGAAAAGTACGTGAACGCTGTACAAAACGTGTTAGAAGGTGCAGAGTTAATTTTAACGAATCCAGATAAAGTGATTCGTCATAAAGATAAGTTTATACCGGGCAACGGATCCCTCGCTTCCGTCGTAGTAAGCGCGACAGGAGTAGAGCCTATCGTTGTCGGGAAACCAAACGCATATATTTTACAAAAAGCACTTGAAAAAATCGGTGTCGATCAAAAAGGCGTCGCAATGATTGGTGATAATTACGACACAGATATCATGACAGGCATCCAAGGTAGTATTGACACGATTCACGTCAATACAGGAGTTCATCGTACTGAAGATGTCATGAAAAAAGAAGTGCCTCCAACTCATGCAGTAGAAAACTTACTAGATTGGGCACTTTAAAATTAAAGGAGATTTCTATGAAAACGAAAGATCTTGTACTTTGTGCAGTATTCGTCGCACTCGTAGCAATCAGTGCGATGATTACAATTCCAATCGGACCCGTTCCGATAACACTTCAAACGCCTATGGTCATTTTAACAGGCGCACTACTCGGTAGTCGTCTTGGGGTAATGACGATGGTCGTATACTTAATCGCTGGACTTATCGGGATTCCAGTATTTGCTGGTGGCTCTGGTGGATTCGGATCATTACTATCACCAAGTTTTGGTTTCGTCATCGGATTTATACCACTCGCATACTTTGCAGGACTCGGTAACCGTGAAGGACAGTCTGTACTAAAAGCAATACTTACAACAGCAGTTGGCATGGTGATCTTATTCACATTCGGATTCTTATACTTCTACTTCATCATGAACAACGTATTAGAATCACCAAAAGGACTCGCAGAATCAATCATGCTAACAGTTGCGCCTTTCATAGTGAAAGACTTAATCGTAACAGTCGTGACAGTGTTATTTGCACAAACACTCGTCAGACGTGGTATTACAGCGCACGCTTAAAAGATGAAACACTTCCTAGCTGATGTTAGGAAGTGTATTTTTATAGGTTTTTTTATCATTAATTAACAAAAAAATGGTGAAAGTGTTAAATATATCAAGATAATTAACAAAAAATCAGAATTCAGGGTCGTTTTTGTTAGATAAAAAAATATAATTAACAAAAAACGGGTCGCCGACTCGAAATTTGTTAAATAAATCCGGATATCTAACAAAATCACGATATTTTTGTTAGATATAATTATGAGAAGTAGTTTTATTACTGTTTTTAGATAAAAAGATATAAACAGCTCGATGGAAATCCAATCTAAACCAGGTTTTTCATCTTAATTAACATAAAAATGGTGGAATTGTTAAATATATCAAGATAATTAACAAAAACCCGGAATTCAGTGTCGTTTTTGTTAGATAAAAAATTATAATGAACAAAAAACGGGGCGCCGACTCGAAATTTGTTAAATAAATCGAGATATCTAACAGAATCACGATATTTTTGTTAGATATAATTATGAGAAGTTGTTTTATTACTGTTTAGGAATAAAAAGACACAAACTGCCTCCCGGAAATCCGATCTAAACCAGGTTTTTCAACTTAATTAACATAAAAATGGTGAAAGTGTTAAATATATCAAGATAATTAACAAAAACCCGGAATTCAGTGTCGTTTTTGTTAGATAAAAAATTATAATGAACAAAAAAACAGGGCGACGACCCGAAATTTGTTAAATAAATCGAGATATCTAAGTTACGTCCATATAATTGTGTAAAATAGAAAAAAAGAGCCATCGTATTCTCTGTTATAATTCAGTTACCAACAAAAATTAACAGGGAGAGAATACAAATGACTCAACTTAATTTTACAGTAGATATGAAAAAAATTCTAGAGGATATCTCTGGAAGTAACCTTAATGAAATGACTAAGGGTCTTCTAACTTTAGTGTTAAATCAAGTGATGCAAGAAGAACGAGATGAATACATGGGTATTGGCTCATATGAAAGAAACAGTAGTCGAAAAGACTATCGTAATGGCAGTTATCGCCGAGGGTTCACAACGTTAGTTGGAAAAATTGAACTCGAAGTCCCACGAACACGTTCCGGAGAGTTTTCACCACAGGTATTTGAGAAGTGGCAAAGAAAGGACCAGGCGCTCGTGCTTTCTTTGATTGAAATGGTAGTCAGCGGTGTGTCTACGCGTAAAGTCACTAAAATTGTGGAAGAACTAGTCGGAGAAAGTGTCTCGAAATCATTCGTATCTAACGTGATGAAACGATTAGATCCAGAAATCCAAGACTTCGCGGAGCGTTCATTAACACACAATATATTTAAATATGTATCAGTAGATGCGATGTATATTAAAGTACGTGAGAATCATAGAATCGTCTCTAAAGCTGTGTATATTGCGCTCGGTATTGGTGTAGATGGTCATCGTGAAGTACTTGGGTTTAAAGTGGATGATGCTGAGAGTAAGAATCACTGGGGGCACTTTTTACGTGACTTAAAAAATCGTGGGTTAACACAACCAGAACTCATTACTTCAGATTCACATCAAGGTTTAAAGCAGGCGATTCAAGAAGAGTTCCCGGGCACACCTTGGCAAAGATGCACAGTCCATTTCTTAAGAAACATTACGAATGTAATGCCTAAAAAAGGTTCAACTGTTGCGCGTCAATTATTGAGAGAGATTTTTCATACGACAACACCCCAACATGCACGAGAAGCAAAAGAGAAGTTTTTAGACTTTGTATCAGAGGATCCAAGATTTAATCACGCGGTAGAAATTTTAGAAAGTGGATTTGACGATGCGATTCAATGTTTAATGTGTCCAGCGGCTAGACAAAAGTTTTTAAAAAGTACAAACGCACTCGAACGACTAAATAGTGAGTTAAGACGTCGTGAGCGCGTTGTTAGAGTATTTCCAAATATCGAGTCTGCATTTCGTTTAATTGGCGCACTTCTTCTTGATGCGAATGAAGCCTATAAAGAAACAAATAGAAAAGTGAGCGCATTCGTGGAAGCTAAAGAATAACAGAGAGATTTTTTATTTTACACAATATTTAAGACTTGACCGATATCTAACAGAATCACGATATTTTTGTTAGATATAATTATGAGAAGTTGTTTTATTACTATTTAGAAATAAAAAAGACACAAATTGACTCCCAGAAATCCGATCTAAACTAGGTTTTTCATCTTAATTAACAAAAAAATGGTGAAAGTGTTAAATATATGCAGATAATTAACAAAAACTCGGCATTTAGGGTCATTTTTGTTAGATATAAAATTATAATTAACAAAAAACGGGTCGCCGACTCGAAATTTGTTAAATAAATCGAGATATCTAACAAAATCACGAAATTATTGTTAAATAAAATCTTAAGAAGAGATTCAATTACTGTTTTAGGATAAAAAAACACAAACCACGCCACAAAAAAACGCTCACCGAAGTGAGCGCGTCGTCCAACACCACAAAGTCTTATTCAACACCATTTTTTTCAAACCAATTTGTGATTGGTTTTAATTGGACGTAACCGTCTTGAATGACTTCGTCGTTGATTGTGACGAGTGGATAAAATAACTCGTCGTTGTTGATTTGTTCTATTAACTCTTCGTCGTAGTCTGAAAAGTTTTCGTCGCGGTCGATGTCGATGTAGTTTACACGAATGTCCGCGTCTGGATATTTTTTACTGAATAATGCTTCTAACCACTGATACGTATCTTTTGAACTCGGTGCGTTTACACAGCTCGCGCAAATGACGTCTCTTCCGTAGACATTTACTGAATAGCTCATATACGAATCCTCCTATATACCGATAGATTTTTATCGTTTAATCTATTATAATATATTTACAGAGTGATTTCTCTATAAACGTTTTTGGAGTGATATATATGGCAACAACAAAAGACACTATGTATGAACAAGTTGATGCGGTTTTAGATAAATTACGTCCGTTCTTATTAAGAGATGGCGGAGACGTTGAACTCGTTGACGTTGAAGATGGCGTCGTTATGTTACGTTTACTCGGTGCATGTGGTACATGCCCAAGTTCAACGATTACACTTAAAGCGGGTATCGAACGCGCATTACTAGAAGAAGTACCTGGTTTCGTTGAAATTGAACAAGTATTCTAAAACTAGAGAGTCAATTCTCTAGTTTTTATTTTTATGGTGATCATATGAAACTCGTAGAATTTTGCCGATCAAACATTGAAAAAACGTCTAAACACACCTACGAACACTTAATGGATAAAGACGACGTGGACGTTATGGATTACGAATGCACGAATGATTGTGGTGTATGTAGTCGGACTGCGTTTTGTATCGTAGAAGGAAAACGCGTTGCGGCAAAGACAGATGAACAACTACTCGTTCGTGTATTAGAACAATTAAAAAAAGATGACGAGCCAGATATTTTTGATTATATCAAAGATTCATTATAATAAAGATAAGTGAATCAGAGAGGTGACAAAAATGAGTCGAGTGACATTAACAAAAGCTGCTGCAGATAAAGTAAGAACGATGTTAGAAGATAATAACATGCAAGACGGCTATTTACGTTTTAAAGTTGAGGGTGGCGGTTGTACGGGTCTAACGTATGGTATGGCTGCTGAAGAAGAACCTACTGAGCGTGATTTAGTATTTACACATCACGGAGTGAGCGTGTTAGTGGATAAGTTTGATATCGGTGTCGTGGATGGTACGACAATCGATTTTAAAGAGTCGTTACTCGGTGGTGGATTCACGATTGATAACCCTCTAGCGAGCGTTGCATGTGGATGCGGAGCATCATTTAGAACAAAAACAAATAAAGGCACTCCAGAACAATGTTAAATTGTTAGGGAATGCTTGAAATATATGCTTGGAAACGCTAATATTATGTTATATATATTAGCGTTTTTATATTATAAAAATTTAGGAGATGTAGTGATGAGTTTCGAAAGAAAGAAAATTGTAATCCTCGGTGGAGGATACGCAGGTCTTAGCGCATTAGTTGGTCTTCAAAAAGAATTAGGTTTATCTGAAGCAGATATTACTTTAATCAATAAAAATGAGTACCACTACGAAGCAACATGGTTACATGAAACAGCTGCAGGTACGATTAACTGGGAAGACGGCGTTTACCCAATTAATAAAGTTGTAGACAACATGAAAACAAACTTCGTTGTTGCTGAAGTAACAAAAATCGATAAAGACAGCCAAGTAGTTGAAACGACAAAAGGAAATGTCGAGTATGACATTTTAATCGTTGCATTAGGTTTCGAATCAGAAACATTCGGAATTGAAGGAATGGCTGAACATGCCGAATCAATTACGAGCCCACAAACTGCACTTAAAGCACGTGCATTAGTTGAAAAGAACTTCAACAACTACTTAGAGTCTAAAGATAAAAATGACTTAGCAATCGTAGTTGGTGGTGCAGGATTCACAGGTATTGAGTACCTCGGTGAATTAGTAGATTCACTTCCAATCTTATGTGACAACTTAGATATTAACTACGACGACGTAAGCATTACGTGTGTAGAAGCAATGCCTTCAATGTTACCGATGTTCAGTGAAGATCTCAGCGGTTACGCTAAAAAGTACTTAGAAAGTAAAGGCGTTAAGTTCTTACTCGGAACACCAATCGTTGCTGCAAACGAAGAAGGATTCGTCGTTAAAATTAACGATAAAGAAGAAACAGTTAAAGCAAACAACAGAATCTGGACTGCAGGGGTTCGTGGTAACAAGTTAATGGAAGAAAACTTCGACGGCGTTATGCGCGGTAGAATCATCGTTAAAGATGACTTAACAATTGAAGGATACGACAACGTATACGCAATCGGTGACGTTTCAGCGGTTATGAACGGAACAGGCGAAAACGCACGTCCATATCCAACGACAGCACAAATTGCGATGCAACTTGGTGAACACACTGCAAAAATTATCTCTGCAAAATTACGTGGTAAAAAAGTTGAACCATTCGTATATGACGACAAAGGAACAGTTTGTTCATTAGGTGCTAAAAACGGTATCGGTGTCGTTTATGGTAAAGAAATTAAAGGTAAATCAGCTGCATTTATGAAGAAAGTAATCGATACACGTGCAGTCGCTAAAATTGGTGGACCAGTACTAGGATTCACAAAAGGTAAATTCTTGTAAGAAAATTTTAAGCATGAGTATTGATCATACTCATGCTTTTTTAATAGAGGTGTCACGGTGAATATCGTTCAAGTATTTATATCTATCATTTTATATTTCGTACTCTTTTACGGTATTAGTTTTATATTAAATATGATTTTAAAAATGACGTGGATTATGGCAGTTGTTTATCCTGTAATCGTTGTTTTAATCATCGACAGAATTGATACTGTAGAGTACATAAAATCGCCAAACACTGCATTTAAAGAAGCGTGGAGTAATATTATTAACGTCCAAATTTTTGACGTAATTATATTATTAAGTGGTTTTATCGGTATTATATTAGCCGGATTAACAATACGCTACTTACGTAAGCTTGGCTATCAAATGTTCTAGGAGTGAGTATATGAAGTACAATTTTGAAAGTAATTTAAACGACAACAACAAAGCAATCGTCATCGGTGTAAAAGAAGACTTTGAAAACGACTCAAACTTCGAAGAACTCGATGCATTATTTAATGGGAACTTTAAATCATATATTGATGCTGGAGTCATCCAGTCAAAATTCAAAAAAATCGAATCATCGAGTGCAGTGTTACAAACAAACGTAAGAAAAGTATATACAGTTGGTCTCGGTAAATCTGAAGACTTAACACAATTAAAGCTTCAAGAAGCGTTCGGTACAGTATTACAAGCACTTAAAAAAGATAAAGTAACAGATGCGTATCTATACGTTGACTCATTTAGTTCAGACGACGATTTTTTATACGACGTCGGCTTAATGGGTGAAATTAGTGTATACGAGCCGTTCAACTATAAAAAAGATTTTAAACCTTATGAGTTAACGTTATCTTTTAATAAAGAGGTAAACGAAGACAAACTGAAAGAAGGTCAACAAGCTGGAGAGGCGATGAACTTCAGTCGTAACTTAAGTGAAATGCCTCCAAACGTACTGTATCCAGAATCACTTGTCGAGTTAATTGAAAAAGAATTTTCTGGAAAAGACAACGTTACAATTTCAGTAAAAGACGACAAAACACTTAAAGAAGAAGGCTATGGTCTCCTTCATTCAGTCGGTGACGGTTCTGAGAGAAAACCAAGACTCGTTACGATTGAGTATAAAAATAGTGATAAAGCGCCTGTTGCACTTGTCGGTAAAGGAATCACTTACGATTCAGGTGGTTATTCATTAAAACCACGTACAGGCATGGTGTCGATGAAATACGATATGAGTGGAGCAGCAAACGTACTTGGTATGATGAAGACACTCGTCGATCAAAAACGTGCAGTAAATGTTGTAGCAGTACTTGCGCTCGCTGAAAATATGGTAAAAGGCAATGCAAACCGTCCAGATGACGTCGTCATCGCTAAAAACGGGTTAAGCGTTGAAATTACAAATACAGATGCAGAAGGACGTCTCGTTCTTGGGGATGCTGTTACTGAAGCAATTACACATAAACCAGTCGTAATTATGGACTTTGCGACACTCACTGGAGCTGTAATCGGAGCACTTGGAGAGTCACGTACAGGTTTATTTACAAATCAAAGTAGACAATACTTAGAAGACGTTTTAAAATCATCAGAAAAAGTCGGTGAAAAGTTATGGCACTTACCGATGGATGAATCCGATGAAGCGGCAGTAAAAGATACACAAGTTGCAGATATTTTAAACAGTAACTTACGTCCATACGGTGGAGCTTCGTTTGCAGCGGCATTTATTAATCAGTTTACTGAAGATTATCCGTGGTTACACTTTGATATCGCTGGTACATCGCAGTTTGCAAAACAAAATGCATATGGTCCAAAAGCTGCGAGTGGTGTGATGATCCGTACAGTCGTTGACTACATTTTAGACGGTTCTATGTATGACTAATTTACTAGAAGCATTTAACATCGAAATCATTGAGTTAAATAAGAAACGTGCGGTCATTGAAGTCGATATTACTGAAGCAATGCACCAACCATTTGGTATCGTACACGGTGGTATGAATGCTGTCTTAATCGAAACAGCAGCGTCACTTGGTGGTACTGAAAACGTTGAAGAAGGATATGCAGCTGGCGTTGAAATCAACGTCAACCATATTCGACCTGTATCATCAGGTAAACTGACAACAACAGCAGTACCAGTTCATATCGGTAGAACAACACAAGTTTGGACAGCAGAAATTACAAACGATGAAGGAAAAATCACAGCAGTTGGACGAATGACTTTGACGAATATGAAGTAAACTTATACCTCTCTAAATCAAAAATAGGTTTAGGGAGGTATTTTGTAAGGTGAAATTAATTAATAATAATTATCTTCATGGTATAATATTAAAACAACATTTTTATATAAATAGAACATGAGGTGATTTGTATGAAAGTTTTAAGCGAACTCAAAATTAATAATAAAGTTATTAATGTAGAAATCCCAGAGAATGTTTTAAAAGCCTTAGATGTTAATGTAAATGATACAATTCAATTCATTGAAGATAACGATAAAATATCATTAGAAGTTAAGAAAAACAATTTAGATTTAAACTTGATAAATGAAATTTTAACTGAAGATGATGAAATTTTTAAAGAATTGGTAGATCGATGAGATATTTAACAGAAATGATATAAACCCAAAATTCAATCCACAAAAATACGCCCATTCTAGCCTTCTAGAATGGGCGTTTTGTTATTCATCAAGTTCTTGCTCTTTTTTACGTTGTTCAATTTTTAATTTATCTTCTTCTGTGAGTTCTTCGTATCCAAGTTCGTCACGTCGTAATTCGTTTAAGATTGTTAGTTTATACGGCTCTACATCTGAGTGGAAGGCACTTCTTGCAAGCATATGTGCACCTGTTGGTGCAATGATGTAAATGAATACGAGTGCGAGTAGCAATGTGATTTCAAATCGCTCTTCAAAATACCAAAAGTATAAGAAAACAGCGAGTAGAACGAGTGATACACCGAGTGTTGAACTTTTACTTGCTGCGTGGAGTCGTGAGTACATGTCCGGAAGTCTCACGATACCGATTCCTGCAACGATTGAAAAGAATACCCCACTTAATACGAGTATCGTTACGATACTAGTCATCAGGATCTCTATCATGATCGATCACCCATCCTTTCTCTAAAAACTTCGCCATTGCGATTGTACCGACAGCACCGAGCATACCGATAATCATAATTACAACGATTAAGTACGGAGTGTCAAGTAGGACTGAGAAAATCCCGATTGTTCCCATTAACATAACTCCAAACGCATCTAACGCTACGATTTTATCGTGTAACGTCGGTCCTTTAATAATTCTATACGATGCGATAACGAGCGCGACTGCCATTCCAATAATTGCGATAATGAATATGACTTGTAAAAATGAAATCATGGACGACCCACCTCTTTAATGAGACGTTCAAATGAGTTTTTAATAGCCTCGATTTCTTTATCGGCATCGACTAAGTTTACCCCGTGGATATATAGCGTCTTAAAGTCATCACTAATTGCAACGACGACTGTACCTGGTGTTAACGTGATAAGAGAAGATAGAAGTACGACTTCCCAATCCTTTTGTAAATCACACGGATACGCATAGAATCCAGGGTATACGTTCATTTTTGGTTGAAGGACGATTTTTACAACTTCGATGTTTGCAACGAGTAACTCATAAACGAATACGAAGAATAACTTAACAATTCTCCATACGCGGATGAGGTAAAACGTACCTGGTAAGAAGTTACGTAATATGGATACGGCAATTAGCCCCATTAAATACCCCATCACGAGAGTGCTCACTGTAAAACTGTTGTTCATAAACGCCCAAAGGAATGCGAGTAAGAAATTGAGTAATACTTGTATTGCCATTTACTCCACCCCCATAATATATTCTGAGTAAACAAACGGATCTGCGAGTGC
Above is a genomic segment from Nosocomiicoccus massiliensis containing:
- a CDS encoding Na(+)/H(+) antiporter subunit F1, which gives rise to MISFLQVIFIIAIIGMAVALVIASYRIIKGPTLHDKIVALDAFGVMLMGTIGIFSVLLDTPYLIVVIMIIGMLGAVGTIAMAKFLEKGWVIDHDRDPDD
- a CDS encoding IS256 family transposase, which translates into the protein MTQLNFTVDMKKILEDISGSNLNEMTKGLLTLVLNQVMQEERDEYMGIGSYERNSSRKDYRNGSYRRGFTTLVGKIELEVPRTRSGEFSPQVFEKWQRKDQALVLSLIEMVVSGVSTRKVTKIVEELVGESVSKSFVSNVMKRLDPEIQDFAERSLTHNIFKYVSVDAMYIKVRENHRIVSKAVYIALGIGVDGHREVLGFKVDDAESKNHWGHFLRDLKNRGLTQPELITSDSHQGLKQAIQEEFPGTPWQRCTVHFLRNITNVMPKKGSTVARQLLREIFHTTTPQHAREAKEKFLDFVSEDPRFNHAVEILESGFDDAIQCLMCPAARQKFLKSTNALERLNSELRRRERVVRVFPNIESAFRLIGALLLDANEAYKETNRKVSAFVEAKE
- a CDS encoding leucyl aminopeptidase family protein — encoded protein: MKYNFESNLNDNNKAIVIGVKEDFENDSNFEELDALFNGNFKSYIDAGVIQSKFKKIESSSAVLQTNVRKVYTVGLGKSEDLTQLKLQEAFGTVLQALKKDKVTDAYLYVDSFSSDDDFLYDVGLMGEISVYEPFNYKKDFKPYELTLSFNKEVNEDKLKEGQQAGEAMNFSRNLSEMPPNVLYPESLVELIEKEFSGKDNVTISVKDDKTLKEEGYGLLHSVGDGSERKPRLVTIEYKNSDKAPVALVGKGITYDSGGYSLKPRTGMVSMKYDMSGAANVLGMMKTLVDQKRAVNVVAVLALAENMVKGNANRPDDVVIAKNGLSVEITNTDAEGRLVLGDAVTEAITHKPVVIMDFATLTGAVIGALGESRTGLFTNQSRQYLEDVLKSSEKVGEKLWHLPMDESDEAAVKDTQVADILNSNLRPYGGASFAAAFINQFTEDYPWLHFDIAGTSQFAKQNAYGPKAASGVMIRTVVDYILDGSMYD
- a CDS encoding NifU family protein yields the protein MATTKDTMYEQVDAVLDKLRPFLLRDGGDVELVDVEDGVVMLRLLGACGTCPSSTITLKAGIERALLEEVPGFVEIEQVF
- the hepT gene encoding type VII toxin-antitoxin system HepT family RNase toxin; this encodes MLFVDKNLILKRLDYIKGLTEEIDTDNSLALERVCEMLIEASVDVGNMIIDGFVLRDPGNYLDVMDIMKTEGVIPEDDFTKFEETFKFRNVLVREYEDVDHEAMRKVFKDNLSAYANFKENVLHFFETDPQAVTAFMGDQHV
- a CDS encoding hotdog fold thioesterase, with translation MTNLLEAFNIEIIELNKKRAVIEVDITEAMHQPFGIVHGGMNAVLIETAASLGGTENVEEGYAAGVEINVNHIRPVSSGKLTTTAVPVHIGRTTQVWTAEITNDEGKITAVGRMTLTNMK
- a CDS encoding Na+/H+ antiporter subunit E: MAIQVLLNFLLAFLWAFMNNSFTVSTLVMGYLMGLIAVSILRNFLPGTFYLIRVWRIVKLFFVFVYELLVANIEVVKIVLQPKMNVYPGFYAYPCDLQKDWEVVLLSSLITLTPGTVVVAISDDFKTLYIHGVNLVDADKEIEAIKNSFERLIKEVGRP
- a CDS encoding HesB/IscA family protein; translated protein: MSRVTLTKAAADKVRTMLEDNNMQDGYLRFKVEGGGCTGLTYGMAAEEEPTERDLVFTHHGVSVLVDKFDIGVVDGTTIDFKESLLGGGFTIDNPLASVACGCGASFRTKTNKGTPEQC
- a CDS encoding YutD family protein; this encodes MNKITTVGHMHFELIKEYRDAFDEEQFKEKYSDVLNKYDYIVGDIGYEKLRLVGFYRDDKKKVEFDKRYSLIQDYLLEYCNFGCAYFILRKITKEEQKELGLKPEEKPSE
- a CDS encoding biotin transporter BioY encodes the protein MKTKDLVLCAVFVALVAISAMITIPIGPVPITLQTPMVILTGALLGSRLGVMTMVVYLIAGLIGIPVFAGGSGGFGSLLSPSFGFVIGFIPLAYFAGLGNREGQSVLKAILTTAVGMVILFTFGFLYFYFIMNNVLESPKGLAESIMLTVAPFIVKDLIVTVVTVLFAQTLVRRGITAHA
- a CDS encoding YuzD family protein, translated to MSYSVNVYGRDVICASCVNAPSSKDTYQWLEALFSKKYPDADIRVNYIDIDRDENFSDYDEELIEQINNDELFYPLVTINDEVIQDGYVQLKPITNWFEKNGVE
- a CDS encoding TIGR01457 family HAD-type hydrolase is translated as MYKGYLIDLDGTMFNGDERIEGAADFIHRLNDAKIPYMFVTNSGARTPEETLKKFKSHGIETSIEHIYTSALAAVDYVKENDKTNIYAVGSDSFKETLMNNELTLVDYHADAVLFSYDTHINYEKYVNAVQNVLEGAELILTNPDKVIRHKDKFIPGNGSLASVVVSATGVEPIVVGKPNAYILQKALEKIGVDQKGVAMIGDNYDTDIMTGIQGSIDTIHVNTGVHRTEDVMKKEVPPTHAVENLLDWAL
- a CDS encoding NAD(P)/FAD-dependent oxidoreductase, translated to MSFERKKIVILGGGYAGLSALVGLQKELGLSEADITLINKNEYHYEATWLHETAAGTINWEDGVYPINKVVDNMKTNFVVAEVTKIDKDSQVVETTKGNVEYDILIVALGFESETFGIEGMAEHAESITSPQTALKARALVEKNFNNYLESKDKNDLAIVVGGAGFTGIEYLGELVDSLPILCDNLDINYDDVSITCVEAMPSMLPMFSEDLSGYAKKYLESKGVKFLLGTPIVAANEEGFVVKINDKEETVKANNRIWTAGVRGNKLMEENFDGVMRGRIIVKDDLTIEGYDNVYAIGDVSAVMNGTGENARPYPTTAQIAMQLGEHTAKIISAKLRGKKVEPFVYDDKGTVCSLGAKNGIGVVYGKEIKGKSAAFMKKVIDTRAVAKIGGPVLGFTKGKFL
- the mnhG gene encoding monovalent cation/H(+) antiporter subunit G — translated: MTSIVTILVLSGVFFSIVAGIGIVRLPDMYSRLHAASKSSTLGVSLVLLAVFLYFWYFEERFEITLLLALVFIYIIAPTGAHMLARSAFHSDVEPYKLTILNELRRDELGYEELTEEDKLKIEQRKKEQELDE
- a CDS encoding YuiB family protein; amino-acid sequence: MNIVQVFISIILYFVLFYGISFILNMILKMTWIMAVVYPVIVVLIIDRIDTVEYIKSPNTAFKEAWSNIINVQIFDVIILLSGFIGIILAGLTIRYLRKLGYQMF
- a CDS encoding DUF3055 domain-containing protein, with the translated sequence MLKHYLYDDNETPNARYVGFAGDFGRYDLAIIQTSKFFGKSLVLNMQNNTFSIVGTDDLNEPGYIAHALQFSDDQADEVIEFLKDIISPGWFMDY
- a CDS encoding DUF1450 domain-containing protein, whose amino-acid sequence is MKLVEFCRSNIEKTSKHTYEHLMDKDDVDVMDYECTNDCGVCSRTAFCIVEGKRVAAKTDEQLLVRVLEQLKKDDEPDIFDYIKDSL